The Apium graveolens cultivar Ventura chromosome 10, ASM990537v1, whole genome shotgun sequence nucleotide sequence agcttttcgagcaggagtgtttcgagcagaagtcctggtcgaatttcggccaggattttttccctttttttttttttttttttgaacagaaatcttcgactaggattttcggtCAGAATACATTTTTTGACCGATTTAGCCTTTCTTTTAAGCCCAGATCGACAAAAATTCGGGCAGGTTCTATTCGACCAGGTTTTTACcttgcttcctggtcgacagggtcagGAAAAAAGGTCAGAAATCATTCAGGCATTCTGGTCGAATGAAACAAAATATTCTTTTCTTCCTTTTTCGATCAGGAATTTTTGGTCAGGATTCTtttcttgaccgaattaacctccatattgtgccttgatcgaagcttttttgagcaggattgattcgaccagggttttcaattgatttctagtcgaatgagtaAGAAATGATCATTTTCATATCCTTTTATCTTGAAGTTGGGCCATATGTTTGGGCTGGACTCTCTCTTTTTTTGATTTGGGCCTAGATTCTTTTGGGCCAACCATTCAGTGGGTTTTTCCTTTTTGGGCCTTTGATTTTCAACTatttgggcccttttctgggctggTTTTATTGGGCTAATCTTTGGGCCCACTCAAAAAGATATTAGGGCCTCAAACAGGGCTTTTATACCTGGGCCTTAGCTCTGGGCCTTTTTAGCCCTACACACTtggattttccaagattcttatAAAATTGGGCCTTATCTCTAAGTCCAAATTCCAGGTTCTTTCTTCTaaggtttttctggattcttctagaatctttgaaaaattaaaattcttTACTTGGTCTTTCCAGGAATTTCCAGGATTTTCCAGAACCTTCTCTTtgttgggcccaaatgggctttttgaggcccaaaccacctcttctttggctatataaaggtgggtgGGGGGGAGTGTTCCTACTCACACTCTTCATTCCTCATTCCTTCCAACTTCCTACTCTCTCAACCTTCCTTCCCTAGCTTTCAGCCTCCTTCCTTCCACAGTTTCCAGGCTTTTcccagctttactaatggctgacaagagttctgagagggcggccaagatagcctcggcttcaaaacgaggtaaggatatcgagatccgctcttcatatatgtctttaattgatatgattaacactaggggggatgaatatccctccactgcacatctcgactcttttaatcattgtaatacttggcacaacatagatttcaataaactaaatgctcgttataacgttcttcctcctcttagattagttccagtctctggtggtgatcgtacttgccactggagacccgatactctcttcatttacacagatgccctcaatgctgggcttaggtttccttttcaccccttcattcctcatcttttggctgatttacaaatcaacccgtgtcagcttcctccaaacgcctggaggaacattctatgttttatggtctgctgtcttagggagggctttcctctttctgtagctgtttttaggaaagtctttcagtgttacaatagttcttccaataactgcggttgggtctatgtcaagcaaaggcccaaaagcaaacatatttttaacagtgcctctattcctgataataatcaaaattggagaaatagtttcgtcgggttacgttgggagaatggtgactggggcacacttttttGATCTTTCtttgggaaggtcagtgatgttagcctcaaatccattcacttaactcctgaagaaactattatttataatgggcttactcaggatgatggcacgaccaccagctggactctcttagaggagttttccctgattcatgtgggactatcctctgtttctcaacagggtatttttcttcccttctcaattttacttcatttcatgcattattaacttcacttattttgtcctttgctttgtttcagctgctaaggagattaacgaggacaatgttcctttggttgaggaaacagctaggatgaagaaagctcggctcgcaggcctagacacccggggaaaggccacggagcctatctttttgaagaagcacaaagagcctataggggaggcctcaactgaaggagctggaggccatggtactcctatcactgctgctgcccctactgctgctgccacaggcgcctttcagcctctctggggattccgccgaggggacaccgtagttggttccacgaaacatgcttgggattggtcttaccatagcgtgacccccaaggattttactgatgtggtggccacccctgatcttgagaggatcaagctcatgggagctcagtctctggcttcggtatgccttctctttttttgaacttatttttcgTTCTTGTAGCATTGCCTTATACTTTTttaattgctttgtttcagtctaacgcctattttcaaggcgctgtgaggcaagccgaatcatggaagcgggcttctgataaggccgataatgccctcaggaggcaacagaagaagtatgctaccctggagaagaagctcaagcgcaaggaggaagaactcggagagtctaacgccgagctggtggtacttcgggcggagaaggataaagctatagacaactatctggactcggaggagtttgcccaatccatgaggattagggatgattcagtctttcccgagttttttaggactggttgggacacggcccttgggaccgtgaacgaggcttgtcctgatattaacccggcggactacatctgccctgatgacgaggctttgctacagaggtttcgtacccgagtagttgtctcggaccatgttcctcaggatccactccttcctcctcccgagtcttcttccagacctgctgaggacgacagctcttcctcctcctccgagacgacagagacatccagcgagagtggagaggacgatgatatggatgccgagggtacttcagctccttagagctttttcagtcctgcgtggctttttttattttcgagactttatttatcaaacttttgtaacatctatcagatctatttcatttatcaccttttatgcttgcatccatgcatttgatttttatttgttaggccacaaacatactttgaagaacttatgaatttcataaaattgtctgggattcgtcccttacacaagtcttaataaatttcgtaataaagctaaaacatataaatcctaagcaagcaaagcttcaaggtgcttttcaacctactcgccatcctgacgagtgagaatcgtatccggcttccctacacatagtaaaccttcaggttttgtgcatgccaagttctcgggacttcaaaaccatccatagtctctagcttgtaggttcctctaccttgaacactcttgactctgtacggcccttcccaattcggggcaagcttccctttttgtcctacaccagatgcttctatcttcctcaagattagatcgccttgtttaaaaaacctttctttaacccttaggttgtagtagaatgaagcttttttctgatattctactatctttgcatgtgctttgtctcgcacttcatcaattaaatccagggctaatctctgcccttcctcattttctttctcatcgaaagcctgaatccttggagaggaatgtgatatctccacgggaactactgcttccgccccatacgccaacatgaaaggagttgcatctgtcgtgactctacaagtagtcctgtaggcccataatattggaagtatctcatctacccaattatttcttgacttctcgatcctcttctttagtccatctaggattatccgatttgctacctctgcttgtccattggcttgcgggtgagccacagaggtgaatcgtaactcgatttcattttcttcacaatacttcttgaattcctcattgttgaattgtgttccattgtcagtgacaaggatacggggaattccatatcggcacataatgttttcccacaggaattgtgcaacctgcttagtagtgattttggccaagggtttggcttcaatccacttggtgaaataatcaatggctacaatcagaaatttcctttgtgccgtggccataggaaaaggccctataatatccatcccccacatggcaaagggaataggcgagttgatagaggtcatcatctcagggggttgtctaacaattggtgcatgcttctgacagcggtcacacttctttacatattctttggcatcagccatcatttctggccaatagaagcctaaacgagttatcttatgagccaaggccctgccccccaagtgttgcccacaaatacctccatgcacttcctcaagagctaagcgtgcctcatcgggcctgagacacctcaagtaaggaaccacgaaagatcttttatatagaatcccatctatcaaagagtaccttagtgctcgaacagttaacttccgtgcctcaattgcatcgcttggcaaccaaccggtctgaatgtgagccttgatgggatcaatccatgatgtccccaagcctacgggagccacaagcttaacatctatgcttcgtgtcttcaaaacacggaagtacacacttcctgaactttcttcaatctcagatgaagcaaactttgatagcgcatctgctttagcattttcttcccttggaatgtgttcaacatggcattcattaaattgggtcatcacagcccttactaggcgaacatacttatccatcgtatcatcccttgcttcaaattctccctttacctgggatatgatcaacttcgagtctccacggacctttaagtttttgactctaagtgtcccagctagaccaaggccagcaatcagggcttcatactctgcctcattgtttgtggttgggaagtctagcttcatggcatactcaattaagaatccatcagggctttgcaaaaccaaccctgctccactggaatttgtttttgatgcttcatcaaaatagagaacccaatattctttctccttgtccctattgtcgactcccttgtcttgaggtatggtatcttcctgccccccgacttcttggttgggtatggtacattccaccacgaagtcagctagtgcctgggcttttatggccatacgtggcttatacttgagatcgaactctcccaactctattgcccacttaatcagtctcccacttgccttgggactgtgaatgatatttctcagtggctgatttgttagcacttcaatttggtgagcttgaaaataaggacgcagctttcttgaagccattaccaaggctaaagcgaatttctcaatggctgaataattcaactcagcaccatgcaaaattttgctgacatagtatacgggtttctggactttcagttcctccttaaccaacaccgcgctcaaggcgctttctgaaacagccaagtacaagaataaaacttcacccagaactggcttggccaacaacggggcctggcccatatacttctttaactcttcaaatgccttctgattttcctcactccatacaaagtctttaatgttctttaatgacttgaagaatgacaagcacttgtctcctgacttggagatgaatcgtcctagcgcagcaacccttcctgtgagtttctgaacatccttgacagtttttgggggttccatgtccaggattgcctttattttatcagggttagcctcaattcccctctttgagaccatcaatcccaagaattttccagatcctactccgaaagcacacttcgtaggattcaacatcatcttgtggtacctcaggacctcaaaagcttccctcaaatgggttatatgatcagtctttactagactcttgactagcatgtcatcaacatagacttccatagtcttcccaataagatccttaaaaattttattcaccaacctttgataggtggctcctgcattcttgagaccaaacgccataacaagataacaataaacaccaaagtcagtgataaatgatacctttagaatgtcatccttatgcattttgatctggttgtatccgctaaacccatccatgaaactcagcatttcatgtccagcggtggcatcaatcaaagtatcaattctaggcagcggaaaatagtctttggggcatgcatcattcagatcggtaaagtctatacacatcctccactttccattagccttcttcaccattacagggtttgctaaccactccggaaattgaatctcctcaatgaaaccagcctctaagagcttttccacttcctgctttatagcctcttgtctttccggggcaaaatttcttttcttttgtttcactgtcttccggcttggatccacgtttaacttgtgagtaattaactccgggtctatgcctggcatatcagctgctgaccatgcaaacacatcactattttcttgcaaaaatttcactaacttccctctaaggggctcctctaatgtagctccaatgaaagtcatcctctcaggattcttgggatctaaaggaaccgaaaccaattcttctgctggccttcctctattctcatcattttctcgaacatccatatcttcaataggaagaacctgccccccgactccatctgccctcaaagaggccacataacagcttctagccattttttgatcccctctctcttctccaatcccgtttcgggtgggaaacttcatgactgaatggtaggaagaggggactgccttgaaggcatgtatccctgttctccccatgatagcattataggttgaactagcctttaccactacgaaatccagcatctgcgttgcttgccttggctccgtacctatggtggttggcaacttgattatcccttccacaggacattctactccagcaaatccatatatcggcatgtcggttggtgttaactgggagtcgttataccccatccttagaaaggtgtcgtggagcaagatatccacagaagcaccattatccacaaggaccctcttaaccgggctatttcctattatcggcgttatgaccagcgggtcgtcatggggaaacttcacaccctctaggtcggaatcatcaaaagccaatgttacttctgtcctggccctcttcggggcttctccaaaaatatgcataacctctctagtatatgcctttctggaatttttggacaatccagcagcagttggacctccaaagatcgtgtttatcacaggccctcgaggtctcggccctccataaatggtgtttataactggtcctctaggttggggattccgcccctgatcatcttggtccctcctacgatcttcaaagttcttccttccattattatttctgtctcctccatctccagtatacttgttcaatcttccttttcgaatcaaaaactcaatttcatctttcaactgtctacactcatcggtgtcatggccaacatctttgtgaaacctgcaatacttgcccttatctagcttggcgggatcagccttcaagggcttaggccagcgaatatctctgtctttctcaatctccatcaaaatctgacttctgggagcattcagcttagcgtattcagtgaacttttgcccaggtcctcccttcttgggggttgaatcagggttttgttcagttctaggatatttatccttagcgatatactccaaatcagtttttcgtttcttgcctccagtgggctcattacttactacggtcttcctcatactttcttcaaccttgatatacttccctgccctctcttggagctgcaacatgctctcagggggtcgtttggccaaagacatcttgaaaaactcatccctagttccttgttgcagtgctatcatggctaccttatcataaaggtctgggacttttaaagcctcctttgtaaaacgattcaggtaatctcttaaggattccttagctccctgcacaagactcataagagatgctgaacttttctcatggactcttccactgatgaattgcttaataaaagcctgacttaattctctgaatgatccaatagaatttgggggtaggcgactgtaccatctttgagccatacccgacagggtttgaggaaaggcccgacattttatagcatcgttcacgggttgcagcagcagtgcattagagaatgtcctaacatgattagcggggtctcccgtgccatcataggctttgatagtgggcatcttgaatttccttgagatatgggcattcattatctcttctgtgaagggtggagttggatcatcaggatctccaaggggaaggagattgcttggatcagttcttgggacagcagcccttcttcttaccggaccatccaggtctatgataggaggaggatttctccccctaggaggtatgtgggttctggtggcttggtgagcctccaagtcacgcctcagcctttggatttcagcctcatgagccctgatcttttcctgcacttcttggggattcgcccctggggtgctttgggggcgttgccttccatcggccattggctcttttccaggacgcctccttctcggggccacttcatcatccgaagattcggagtctctctcagtgtatggaccagaaaattcccgatcctcagggataggatccaaacctcgtatataggggggcgaccgccctcgtgcttcacttcgcccagcatatccgcttcctccaacctcagggtgaaggggcatcccataaggggggttagtagtaacaacagttgaatattcatacccgacgggtcgagaattcacaggtatatgtacttgttgaacttgaggattcataccttgaatagtcgggggagttgtcccttgtggctgaggttgagttgcccctgtctgggcttccccctgagtagatgcataagttgaatggggaggaacctccacggttgatgaaatcacctgggttgtctctgatggtgttccttcctctagagctccaattgttctccgtgttctcgccatggttgttgtttttcccacagacggcgccaaatgttatggataaaaagctaaggttactacttgctgtatttaatactaagattcgggagctcaaggcctttaatggctgctctcgtatttcgtagcttaattctgcctttacgagatgcctacgtatctctgtgaattagagaatcaagccaaaaaacgtagttctgatttgtggggtgagaccccttatatagatgttggtggtccttgaattggacttggtataggagacttggtgggcaagtctcataattagaatggactttggagtcctagatagtaggaaactgattccttatccttttaggtccccttgaggcttatctataaggatttatatccttatcaggactcttctcaacagctgatttttcccttattaattaattacgaaattaattaataatcagggcttttgggccatttttattcgaccagacctgatctgatccatcaggcttaacctttctggtctgaatatcatacatcttcatattgggcctagcagcccattaattataaaatcaggacttatttatccctatcatatacaatcaaattataattataattataaattattaaatttagtatttaattatttatattaaaattttaattatataatacaaaataaaaataaaaatatataaaatattaacgAGATGTCAAGCTTAACATCGAAGCTTTCTACTTGACCATGGCATGA carries:
- the LOC141691351 gene encoding uncharacterized protein LOC141691351, which encodes MVTGAHFFDLSLGSWTLLEEFSLIHVGLSSVSQQAAKEINEDNVPLVEETARMKKARLAGLDTRGKATEPIFLKKHKEPIGEASTEGAGGHGTPITAAAPTAAATGAFQPLWGFRRGDTVVGSTKHAWDWSYHSVTPKDFTDVVATPDLERIKLMGAQSLASSNAYFQGAVRQAESWKRASDKADNALRRQQKKYATLEKKLKRKEEELGESNAELVVLRAEKDKAIDNYLDSEEFAQSMRIRDDSVFPEFFRTGWDTALGTVNEACPDINPADYICPDDEALLQRFRTRVVVSDHVPQDPLLPPPESSSRPAEDDSSSSSSETTETSSESGEDDDMDAEGTSAP